The Streptomyces albofaciens JCM 4342 genome has a segment encoding these proteins:
- a CDS encoding MerR family transcriptional regulator, producing the protein MAWPIAEVARMSGVTARTLRHYDHIGLLPPAGTAANGHRYYEERQLLRLQQILVLRELGLGLAEIGRVLAAQVDELAALRGHHRRLLAERDRLDALAATVSRTIGELEESRKDGTAMVSINRPENLFEGIRPPQYLKTLRDFPELAAAVERHNAGLSEAGIEADQRERTAQMVRLAELLASGVPAGAEPVQAEIGRQHRTLVRIREVSAEEYRAIGRACVDNEHWRAAYESIAPGLAAYQRDAIEAYAAARMS; encoded by the coding sequence ATGGCCTGGCCGATCGCCGAGGTGGCGCGGATGTCCGGTGTGACGGCGCGGACCCTGCGTCACTACGACCACATCGGCCTGCTGCCGCCCGCGGGGACCGCCGCGAACGGTCACCGCTACTACGAGGAGCGGCAGTTGCTCCGGTTGCAGCAGATCCTCGTCCTGCGGGAGCTGGGCCTGGGGCTGGCCGAGATCGGCCGGGTGCTGGCCGCGCAGGTCGACGAGCTGGCGGCGCTGCGCGGCCACCACCGCCGGCTGCTCGCCGAGCGCGACCGGCTCGACGCCCTGGCCGCGACCGTCTCCCGCACGATCGGCGAACTGGAGGAGTCCAGGAAGGACGGCACCGCCATGGTGAGCATCAACCGGCCGGAGAACCTGTTCGAGGGCATCCGGCCGCCGCAGTACCTGAAGACCCTGCGCGACTTCCCCGAGCTGGCGGCCGCCGTCGAGCGGCACAACGCGGGGCTGAGCGAGGCCGGGATCGAGGCCGACCAGCGCGAGCGCACGGCACAGATGGTCCGGCTGGCCGAGCTGCTGGCCTCCGGTGTGCCGGCCGGCGCCGAGCCGGTGCAGGCCGAGATCGGCCGGCAGCACCGGACGCTGGTCCGGATACGGGAGGTCAGCGCCGAGGAGTACCGCGCGATCGGGCGCGCCTGCGTGGACAACGAGCACTGGCGCGCCGCGTACGAGTCGATCGCGCCGGGCCTGGCCGCGTACCAGCGGGACGCGATCGAGGCGTATGCGGCGGCCCGGATGAGCTGA
- a CDS encoding nitrate reductase subunit alpha, giving the protein MAGAAADRLLRLGRQLQGTTTTSDQRAVFRTDQEVNDAPYRERWAHDKVVRSTHGVNCTGSCSWQVFVKDGLITWETQQTDYPSVGPDRPEYEPRGCPRGASFSWYTYSPTRVRYPYARGVLVEMFREARDRLGDPVAAWAEITEDADKRRRYQRARGKGGLVRIGWDEALDIAAAAHVHTLRRHGPDRIAGFSPIPAMSMASHAVGARFMALLGAPMLSFYDWYADLPIASPQVFGDQTDVPESGDWWDAAYLMLWGSNVPVTRTPDAHWMAEARYRGQKVVVVSPDYADATKFADEWLHPHPGTDGALAMAMGHVILRECFVDRQVPYFTDYVKAFTDLPFLVELEPRGTSFVPGKFVTAAALGLCEDEQDGTAGQWKPVVFDAGRGLPVAPPGTLGERWSEQGAGRWHLGLGDVDPLLSFHGEQGATSVEVVLPRFDRGAESDTGTVRRAVPVRELGGRRVATVFDLLLARYGVHRQGLSGQWPQGYDDAAVPCTPAWQETLTSVPAGAVVRAAREFAHTAEKTRGRCMIVMGAGTNHWFHSDTIYRSFLTLLLLTGCQGVNGGGWAHYVGQEKVRPYAGWQQLQSAADWVRPSRQMAGTPFWYLHTDQWRYESYRADALASATGRGLFAGRHTADLVAQSARLGWMPSAPTFSENPLTLGERVRAAGSEPGQWVAGQLRDGQLRFACEDPDDPANWPRVLTVWRANLIGSSAKGNEYFLRHLLGADDNASAEEAPPGARPRDVTWHEQAPRGKLDLLLALDFRMTSTTLMADLILPAATWYEKHDLSSTDMHPYVHAFSPAIIPPWQARTDFEIFHGLASKLSELARGRLNTRHDLVATALMHDTPGETAQPGGAVPDWREAGPPRPGHNLPAFALVERDYTAVAAKLASLGPLAEEAGMTVKGVTVYPRAEARWLADRCGTAADGAAGGRPLLDTDVKLCEAILALSGTTNGRLAAEGFARLAERCGPDSGLEELAASVAERRVVFSDTQARPVQVGASFEWSGKEGPERRYAPFTINTEHRKPWHTLTGRQHFYLDHDWMAELGEQLPVYRPPLDLAALGEHPPAGGESERSVTVRYVTPHSKWSIHSEYQENLLMQTLARGGPVIWLSVQDAARIEVADNDWIEAVNANGVVVARAVVSHRMPPGTVFMYHVQERLVNVPKSQATGRRGGVHNALTKLLIKPTHLIGGYGQLSFAANYYGPTGNQRDAVTTIRRRSQNVEY; this is encoded by the coding sequence GTGGCGGGCGCGGCGGCGGATCGGTTGCTGCGGCTGGGACGGCAGTTGCAGGGCACCACGACGACATCGGACCAGCGGGCCGTCTTCCGTACGGACCAGGAGGTCAACGACGCGCCGTACCGTGAGCGGTGGGCGCACGACAAGGTGGTGCGCTCGACCCACGGCGTGAATTGCACGGGCTCCTGTTCCTGGCAGGTCTTCGTCAAAGACGGACTCATCACCTGGGAAACGCAGCAGACGGATTACCCGTCGGTGGGCCCCGACCGCCCCGAGTACGAGCCCAGGGGATGCCCGCGCGGAGCGTCCTTTTCCTGGTACACCTACTCCCCCACGCGGGTGCGCTATCCGTATGCGCGCGGCGTGCTGGTGGAAATGTTCCGGGAGGCACGGGACCGGCTCGGTGACCCGGTGGCGGCCTGGGCCGAGATCACCGAAGACGCGGACAAGCGCCGCCGGTACCAGCGGGCGCGCGGCAAAGGCGGCCTGGTGCGGATCGGCTGGGACGAGGCCCTGGACATCGCGGCCGCCGCCCACGTCCACACCCTCCGGCGCCACGGGCCGGACCGGATCGCCGGGTTCTCCCCCATCCCCGCGATGTCGATGGCCTCGCACGCGGTCGGCGCCCGCTTCATGGCCCTGCTCGGCGCGCCCATGCTCTCCTTCTACGACTGGTACGCGGACCTGCCGATCGCCTCCCCGCAGGTCTTCGGCGACCAGACCGACGTCCCGGAATCCGGCGACTGGTGGGACGCGGCGTATCTGATGCTGTGGGGCTCGAACGTGCCGGTCACTCGCACCCCGGACGCCCACTGGATGGCCGAGGCCCGCTACCGCGGCCAGAAGGTCGTGGTGGTCTCCCCCGACTACGCCGACGCCACCAAATTCGCCGACGAATGGCTGCACCCCCACCCCGGCACCGACGGCGCACTGGCCATGGCCATGGGCCACGTCATCCTGCGCGAATGCTTCGTCGACCGCCAGGTCCCCTACTTCACCGACTACGTCAAGGCCTTCACCGACCTCCCCTTCCTGGTCGAACTGGAGCCGCGCGGCACGTCTTTCGTGCCGGGCAAGTTCGTCACGGCGGCCGCCCTGGGACTGTGCGAGGACGAGCAGGACGGGACGGCCGGGCAGTGGAAGCCGGTGGTCTTCGACGCGGGGCGGGGTCTTCCCGTGGCACCGCCCGGCACGCTGGGAGAACGGTGGTCCGAGCAGGGCGCGGGCCGCTGGCATCTCGGCCTGGGCGACGTGGACCCGCTGCTCAGCTTCCATGGAGAGCAGGGCGCCACCAGCGTGGAGGTCGTTCTTCCGCGCTTCGACCGGGGCGCGGAGAGTGACACCGGTACCGTGCGCCGGGCGGTGCCGGTGCGCGAGCTGGGCGGCCGCCGGGTGGCGACCGTCTTCGATCTGCTGCTGGCCCGGTACGGAGTGCACCGTCAGGGCCTGTCGGGGCAGTGGCCCCAGGGGTACGACGACGCCGCGGTGCCGTGCACCCCGGCCTGGCAGGAGACGCTGACCTCGGTTCCGGCGGGGGCTGTCGTACGGGCGGCGCGGGAGTTCGCACACACCGCGGAGAAGACGCGCGGTCGCTGCATGATCGTGATGGGCGCCGGTACCAACCACTGGTTCCACTCGGACACCATCTACCGGTCCTTCCTGACGCTCCTGCTGCTGACCGGCTGCCAGGGCGTCAACGGCGGCGGCTGGGCGCACTACGTCGGTCAGGAGAAGGTGCGCCCGTACGCCGGGTGGCAGCAGTTGCAGAGCGCGGCGGACTGGGTGCGGCCGTCGCGGCAGATGGCCGGGACACCGTTCTGGTACCTGCACACCGACCAGTGGCGGTACGAGTCCTACCGCGCCGACGCGCTGGCCTCCGCGACGGGTCGCGGTCTGTTCGCGGGCCGGCACACCGCTGACCTGGTGGCGCAGTCCGCCCGCCTGGGCTGGATGCCGTCCGCTCCCACGTTCAGCGAGAACCCTCTGACCCTGGGGGAACGCGTCCGCGCCGCCGGGAGCGAACCGGGGCAGTGGGTCGCCGGCCAACTCCGGGACGGGCAGCTCCGGTTCGCGTGCGAGGACCCGGACGACCCGGCGAACTGGCCCCGGGTGCTGACCGTATGGCGGGCCAACCTGATCGGTTCCTCCGCCAAGGGCAACGAGTACTTCCTGCGGCACCTGCTGGGCGCCGACGACAACGCGAGCGCCGAAGAAGCGCCTCCCGGGGCCCGGCCGCGCGACGTCACCTGGCACGAGCAGGCGCCGCGCGGCAAGCTCGACCTGCTGCTGGCGCTGGACTTCCGGATGACCTCCACGACCCTGATGGCGGACCTGATCCTGCCCGCCGCCACTTGGTACGAGAAGCACGACCTGTCCAGTACGGACATGCACCCGTACGTACACGCCTTCTCGCCCGCGATCATTCCGCCCTGGCAGGCCCGTACCGACTTCGAGATCTTCCACGGCCTGGCGTCGAAGCTCAGCGAACTGGCCCGTGGGCGCCTGAACACCCGGCACGATCTGGTGGCCACCGCGCTGATGCACGACACGCCCGGTGAGACGGCGCAGCCCGGCGGAGCGGTGCCCGACTGGCGGGAGGCGGGTCCGCCCCGGCCCGGGCACAACCTGCCGGCGTTCGCGCTCGTCGAGCGGGACTACACCGCCGTGGCCGCGAAGCTGGCGAGCCTGGGGCCGCTGGCCGAGGAGGCGGGCATGACCGTCAAGGGTGTGACCGTGTACCCGCGGGCGGAGGCCAGGTGGCTGGCGGACCGGTGCGGGACGGCCGCCGACGGCGCGGCGGGCGGCCGCCCGCTGCTGGACACGGACGTGAAGCTGTGCGAGGCGATCCTCGCCCTGTCGGGCACCACGAACGGACGGCTGGCCGCCGAGGGGTTCGCGCGCCTCGCCGAACGCTGCGGTCCCGACAGCGGACTGGAGGAGCTGGCCGCCTCGGTCGCCGAACGGCGCGTGGTCTTCTCCGACACCCAGGCGCGCCCGGTGCAGGTGGGAGCCAGTTTCGAGTGGTCGGGCAAGGAGGGCCCCGAGCGCCGGTACGCGCCGTTCACGATCAACACCGAGCACCGCAAGCCCTGGCACACCCTCACCGGCCGCCAGCACTTCTACCTCGACCACGACTGGATGGCCGAACTCGGCGAGCAGCTCCCCGTCTACCGGCCGCCGCTGGACCTGGCCGCACTGGGCGAGCACCCTCCGGCGGGGGGCGAGAGCGAGCGTTCGGTGACGGTCCGCTACGTCACCCCGCACTCGAAGTGGTCCATCCACTCCGAGTACCAGGAGAACCTGCTCATGCAGACGCTGGCCCGCGGCGGCCCGGTCATCTGGCTCAGCGTCCAGGACGCGGCGCGGATCGAGGTGGCCGACAACGACTGGATCGAGGCGGTCAACGCCAACGGCGTGGTCGTCGCACGGGCCGTCGTCTCGCACCGGATGCCGCCCGGCACCGTGTTCATGTACCACGTACAGGAACGCCTGGTGAACGTGCCCAAATCCCAGGCCACCGGCCGGCGCGGCGGAGTGCACAACGCCCTCACCAAGCTCCTGATCAAGCCCACCCACCTGATCGGCGGCTACGGCCAGCTGTCCTTCGCCGCCAACTACTACGGCCCCACCGGCAACCAGCGGGACGCGGTCACCACCATCCGGCGCCGCTCGCAGAACGTGGAGTACTGA
- the narH gene encoding nitrate reductase subunit beta, whose product MPRGTPPTRRVMAQVAMVMNLDKCIGCHTCSVTCKQTWTHRSGTEYVWFNNVETRPGQGYPRAYEDQERWKGGWRLKGDRLVPRSGGRARRLARLFANPELPALSDYYEPWTYDYANLTTAPLGDDLPTAPPRSLIDGRPTDITWGPNWDDDLGGGPDHLADDPVLKKMNERVRLEYEQAFMFYLPRICEHCLNPSCVAVCPSGALYKRIEDGIVLVDQDRCRGWRMCVTGCPYKKVYFNHHTGKAEKCTLCYPRIEAGQPTVCSETCVGRLRYLGVMLYDPDKVGEAARVTDEKDLYEAQLTCFLDPTDPGIARAAEESGIPHDWITAARRSPVYALINTYRVALPLHPEYRTMPMVWYVPPLSPIVDSLTRSGHDGEDPASLFGAIDALRIPLDYLAQLFTAGDTAPVEAALCRLAAMRTHMRRINLGDPRDPAIARSVGLGERDIEDMYRLLALAKYEDRYVIPTSYTGTVPPDTADGGCSLDGDGGPGMYDAGLPGMDSFHAPPAPEPVAASDGLRGRVNLLNWDGKGLPRGLFPRRRESER is encoded by the coding sequence ATGCCTCGCGGCACACCCCCCACCCGCCGGGTCATGGCCCAGGTGGCCATGGTCATGAACCTCGACAAGTGCATCGGCTGCCACACCTGCTCGGTCACCTGCAAACAGACCTGGACCCATCGTTCCGGCACCGAATACGTCTGGTTCAACAACGTCGAGACCCGGCCCGGCCAGGGCTACCCCCGCGCCTACGAGGACCAGGAGCGCTGGAAGGGCGGCTGGCGGCTCAAGGGCGACCGCCTCGTACCCCGCAGCGGCGGCCGGGCCCGTCGGCTGGCCCGTCTCTTCGCCAACCCCGAACTGCCCGCCCTGAGCGACTACTACGAGCCCTGGACGTACGACTACGCGAACCTCACCACCGCGCCCCTCGGCGACGACCTGCCCACCGCACCGCCCCGTTCCCTCATCGACGGCCGCCCCACCGACATCACCTGGGGTCCCAACTGGGACGACGACCTCGGCGGCGGCCCCGACCACCTCGCCGACGACCCCGTACTGAAGAAGATGAACGAACGGGTCCGCCTCGAATACGAGCAGGCCTTCATGTTCTACCTCCCCCGCATCTGCGAACACTGCCTCAACCCCTCATGCGTCGCCGTCTGCCCCTCCGGCGCCCTCTACAAGCGCATCGAGGACGGCATCGTCCTCGTCGACCAGGACCGCTGCCGCGGCTGGCGCATGTGCGTCACCGGCTGCCCCTACAAGAAGGTCTACTTCAACCACCACACCGGCAAAGCCGAAAAGTGCACCCTGTGCTACCCGCGCATCGAAGCGGGCCAGCCCACCGTCTGCTCCGAAACCTGCGTCGGACGACTGCGCTACCTGGGCGTCATGCTCTACGACCCCGACAAAGTCGGCGAAGCCGCCCGCGTCACCGACGAAAAGGACCTCTACGAAGCGCAGCTCACCTGCTTCCTCGACCCCACCGACCCCGGCATCGCCCGCGCCGCCGAGGAATCCGGCATCCCGCACGACTGGATCACCGCCGCCCGCCGCTCCCCCGTGTACGCCCTGATCAACACGTATCGCGTCGCACTGCCCCTGCACCCGGAATACCGCACCATGCCCATGGTCTGGTACGTGCCGCCGCTGTCCCCCATCGTCGACTCCCTGACCCGCAGCGGCCACGACGGCGAGGACCCGGCCAGCCTCTTCGGCGCCATCGACGCGCTGCGCATCCCCCTGGACTACCTCGCGCAGCTCTTCACGGCGGGCGACACCGCCCCCGTCGAAGCCGCCCTGTGCCGCCTGGCCGCGATGCGTACCCACATGCGCCGCATCAACCTCGGTGACCCCCGGGACCCCGCGATCGCCCGGAGCGTCGGCCTGGGCGAGCGGGACATCGAGGACATGTACCGGCTGCTGGCCCTCGCCAAGTACGAGGACCGTTACGTGATCCCCACCAGCTACACCGGAACCGTTCCCCCGGACACGGCGGACGGCGGGTGCAGTCTGGACGGGGACGGCGGTCCGGGCATGTACGACGCGGGCCTGCCGGGCATGGACTCCTTCCATGCCCCGCCGGCCCCCGAACCCGTCGCGGCGTCGGACGGACTGCGCGGCCGGGTCAATCTGCTGAACTGGGACGGCAAGGGCCTGCCCCGCGGTCTGTTCCCCCGCCGCCGGGAGAGCGAACGGTGA
- the narJ gene encoding nitrate reductase molybdenum cofactor assembly chaperone: MTAVRPAVHQAASLLLTYPDGDWPVRLAAVTEAMRALPGEPPAALVRFCAYARTVPPLDLAARYVLTFDRSRRRTLHLTYYTDGDTRRRGAALARLKGLYRAHGWQPGGGELPDFLPAVLEFSARCPEPGLALLREHRPALELLGRALETHRSPYAEVLRAVRGTLPAPAAADRAAALGLARSGPPTENVGLDPFPAAGSPRTEGARR; the protein is encoded by the coding sequence GTGACCGCCGTCCGTCCCGCCGTCCATCAGGCGGCCTCCCTGCTGCTGACGTATCCCGACGGCGACTGGCCCGTACGGCTGGCCGCCGTCACCGAGGCCATGCGCGCGCTGCCGGGCGAGCCACCGGCCGCGCTAGTGCGCTTTTGCGCCTACGCCCGGACCGTACCGCCACTCGACCTGGCGGCCCGTTACGTCCTCACCTTCGACCGCAGCCGACGCCGCACCCTGCACCTGACGTACTACACCGACGGCGACACCCGCCGTCGCGGCGCGGCCCTCGCCCGACTCAAGGGCCTGTACCGCGCCCACGGCTGGCAGCCGGGCGGCGGCGAACTGCCCGACTTCCTCCCCGCCGTACTGGAATTCAGCGCGCGCTGTCCCGAACCCGGACTGGCCCTGCTGCGCGAGCACCGGCCCGCCCTCGAACTGCTCGGCCGCGCTCTGGAAACGCACCGGAGCCCCTACGCGGAGGTGCTGCGTGCCGTGCGCGGCACCCTCCCGGCCCCGGCGGCCGCCGACCGCGCCGCCGCCCTCGGCCTGGCCCGCTCCGGGCCACCCACCGAGAACGTGGGCCTCGACCCCTTTCCCGCCGCCGGATCGCCGCGTACCGAAGGAGCCCGCAGGTGA
- the narI gene encoding respiratory nitrate reductase subunit gamma codes for MTHVHIALWGVLPYLVLAILIAGTAWRYRYDRFGFTTRSSQLHESRLLRIGGPLFHYALFLVAGGHVMGLLVPEALTERLRVSEHLYHLTALTIGGLAGVAAVAGLAVLLHRRLRVPAVRAATSRSDRLVYPLLAVVLLAGLLATASTVTNPYDYRLGVSVWFRSLFALDPDVGAMARAPFVYQLHALLGMALFALWPFSRLVHAFTAPLGYVFRPYIVYRSRGRSPSRRAGSGQLEYRWATRPYPGGAPAGRARGKPSGASHRDVSPR; via the coding sequence GTGACCCACGTGCACATCGCCCTGTGGGGAGTGCTGCCCTACCTGGTCCTGGCCATCCTGATCGCCGGCACCGCCTGGCGCTACCGCTACGACCGCTTCGGCTTCACCACCCGCTCCAGCCAGCTCCACGAGTCCCGTCTGCTGCGCATCGGCGGGCCGCTCTTCCACTACGCCCTGTTCCTGGTCGCCGGCGGTCATGTCATGGGCCTGCTCGTTCCCGAGGCGCTGACCGAGCGGCTGCGCGTCAGCGAGCATCTGTACCACCTGACGGCCCTGACCATCGGCGGCCTGGCGGGCGTGGCCGCCGTCGCCGGTCTGGCGGTCCTCCTCCACCGCCGCCTGCGCGTGCCCGCCGTCCGCGCCGCGACCAGCCGCAGCGACCGCCTGGTGTATCCCCTGCTGGCCGTCGTCCTGCTCGCCGGTCTGCTGGCCACCGCCTCCACGGTCACCAACCCCTACGACTACCGGCTGGGCGTCTCGGTCTGGTTCCGCAGCCTCTTCGCCCTCGACCCCGACGTCGGCGCCATGGCCCGGGCGCCCTTCGTCTACCAGCTGCACGCCCTGCTCGGCATGGCGCTGTTCGCCCTGTGGCCGTTCAGCCGCCTGGTCCACGCGTTCACCGCGCCCCTCGGGTACGTCTTCCGCCCGTACATCGTCTACCGCTCCCGTGGCCGGAGTCCTTCCCGCCGCGCCGGATCCGGGCAGCTGGAGTATCGATGGGCCACGAGGCCGTACCCGGGCGGGGCACCCGCCGGACGCGCGCGGGGGAAGCCGTCGGGCGCCTCCCACCGGGACGTTTCACCTCGGTGA
- the aceA gene encoding isocitrate lyase: MAEASTQAAVELARRWASDPRWRGVERTFGAQDVVRLSGSVREEHTLARRGAERLWRQLHERDYLHALGALTGGQAVQQVKAGLQAVYLSGWQVAADANQAGHTYPDQSLYPANSVPQVVRRINNALLRADQIATAEGSGDATNWLVPIVADAEAGFGGPLNAFELTKAMIAAGAAGIHYEDQLASEKKCGHLGGKVLVPTSQHIRTLNAARLAADIADVPTVLIARTDALAATLLTSDVDETDARFCTGERTAEGFYRVENGMAPAIARGLAYAPYADLLWMETGTPDLAQAREFAEAIHAEYPDQLLAYNCSPSFNWKAALDDDRIAKFQRELGAMGYRFQFITLAGFHSLNHAMFDLARGYAEHGMTAYVDLQEREFAAQQQGFTAVKHQREVGTGYFDLVAGAIHPASATTALTGSTEEEQFH, from the coding sequence ATGGCAGAGGCGAGCACGCAGGCGGCCGTGGAACTGGCGCGGCGGTGGGCGTCCGATCCGCGGTGGCGGGGTGTGGAGCGGACCTTCGGCGCGCAGGACGTGGTCCGGCTGTCGGGCAGTGTGCGGGAGGAGCACACGCTGGCGCGGCGGGGTGCGGAGCGGCTGTGGCGGCAGCTGCACGAGCGGGACTACCTCCATGCGCTGGGCGCGCTGACGGGCGGCCAGGCGGTGCAGCAGGTCAAGGCCGGGCTGCAGGCCGTCTACCTGTCCGGCTGGCAGGTGGCCGCCGACGCCAACCAGGCCGGGCACACCTACCCCGACCAGAGCCTGTACCCGGCCAACTCCGTCCCGCAGGTCGTGCGCCGCATCAACAACGCGCTGCTGCGCGCCGACCAGATCGCCACCGCCGAGGGCAGCGGCGACGCCACCAACTGGCTGGTGCCGATCGTCGCGGACGCCGAGGCCGGCTTCGGCGGCCCGCTGAACGCCTTCGAACTGACCAAGGCCATGATCGCCGCCGGGGCCGCCGGGATCCACTACGAGGACCAGCTCGCCTCCGAGAAGAAGTGCGGCCACCTGGGCGGCAAGGTCCTCGTGCCGACCTCGCAGCACATCCGCACCCTCAACGCGGCCCGGCTGGCCGCCGACATCGCCGACGTGCCGACCGTCCTGATCGCCCGCACCGACGCGCTCGCCGCCACACTGCTGACCAGCGACGTGGACGAGACCGACGCCCGCTTCTGCACCGGCGAGCGCACCGCCGAGGGCTTCTACCGGGTCGAGAACGGCATGGCCCCGGCCATCGCCCGCGGCCTGGCGTACGCCCCGTACGCCGACCTGCTGTGGATGGAGACCGGCACCCCCGACCTGGCCCAGGCCCGCGAGTTCGCCGAGGCCATCCACGCCGAGTACCCCGACCAGCTGCTGGCCTACAACTGCTCGCCGTCCTTCAACTGGAAGGCGGCCCTGGACGACGACCGGATCGCCAAGTTCCAGCGGGAGCTGGGCGCGATGGGCTACCGCTTCCAGTTCATCACCCTGGCCGGCTTCCACTCCCTCAACCACGCCATGTTCGACCTCGCCCGCGGCTACGCCGAACACGGCATGACCGCCTACGTCGACCTCCAAGAACGCGAGTTCGCCGCCCAACAGCAGGGCTTCACCGCCGTCAAGCACCAGCGCGAGGTCGGCACCGGCTACTTCGACCTGGTCGCCGGCGCCATCCACCCCGCCTCCGCCACCACCGCACTGACCGGCTCCACGGAGGAGGAGCAGTTCCACTGA